A genomic segment from Garra rufa chromosome 5, GarRuf1.0, whole genome shotgun sequence encodes:
- the LOC141334909 gene encoding uncharacterized protein, whose amino-acid sequence SGVPGCLEHTGVVTQLLREAREKRGDLVVLWLDLANAYGSMPHKLVWETLERHHVPAAVRDLILDYYSEFSLRVSAGAVTSEWHRLEVGIITGCTISVILFALAMNMLVKSAEPECRGPKSRSGIRQPPIRAFMDDLTVTTESVPGARWILSGLERLLGWARMSFKPAKSRSLVLKKGRVVDKFRFSISGTLIPTISEKSVKSLGRYFDSSLKDTASIKNTCEELEKWLKSVDKTGLPGKFKAWIYQHGILPRILWPLLLYEFPISTITDLERRVSRYLRRWLGLPRSLSNIALYGNSCKLTLPLKSIEEEFKVLRAREVLQFRESTDPKVSGAGVVVKTGRKWRAEVAVEQAESRLRHGVLVGTVARGRAGLGVVAAPRYDKAWGKERRQLVQNEVRAAVEEERTSRAVGMRQQGAWTRWEQVVERKISWTDLWRAEPQRIKFLVQAVYDVLPSPSNLHCWGLAESPACPLCEKNKGTLEHVLSCCPKALGEGRYRWRHDQVLKTIAESIASAVSICQKSRPRKQTISFIRAGEKPGTRKATAGLLQTAQDWQLSVDLGKQLKFPQHVVKTSLRPDIILVSEATKNVVMLELTVPWEERMEEAFERKKGKYQDLVSDCHEQGWKARCLPVEVGCRGFAGQSLYRAYTALGITGERRRRAICNSTEAAEKASRWLWIKRAEPWLSCQGTS is encoded by the coding sequence tctgGTGTACCGGGGTGTTTAGAACACACAGGCGTGGTCACGCAGCTCCTCAGAGAAGCAAGGGAGAAAAGGGGAGATCTGGTGGTGCTTTGGTTAGATCTGGCCAATGCCTATGGCTCTATGCCCCACAAGCTGGTGTGGGAAACACTGGAGAGGCACCATGTTCCAGCTGCAGTCAGAGACCTCATTCTGGATTATTACAGCGAGTTCAGTCTGAGAGTTTCAGCAGGGGCAGTAACATCGGAGTGGCACAGATTGGAGGTTGGAATTATCACAGGCTGTACCATCTCTGTGATCCTGTTCGCACTAGCAATGAACATGTTGGTAAAATCTGCTGAACCAGAGTGTAGAGGCCCCAAGTCCAGGTCTGGGATCCGCCAACCACCAATCCGTGCGTTCATGGACGACCTGACAGTAACCACCGAGTCAGTGCCTGGAGCCAGATGGATCTTGAGTGGGCTAGAGAGGCTGTTGGGATGGGCCAGGATGTCTTTTAAGCCAGCAAAGTCAAGATCCTTGGTCCTGAAGAAGGGCAGAGTGGTCGACAAGTTCCGGTTCTCGATCTCAGGAACACTAATCCCTACCATCTCCGAGAAGTCTGTGAAAAGCCTGGGGAGGTACTTTGACAGCAGCCTCAAGGACACAGCTTCAATAAAGAACACCTGTGAGGAGCTGGAGAAATGGCTGAAGAGCGTCGACAAGACAGGCCTACCCGGCAAATTCAAGGCGTGGATCTATCAGCACGGGATTCTGCCGAGGATACTGTGGCCCCTGCTTCTCTATGAATTCCCGATCTCCACCATTACAGACCTGGAGAGGAGAGTCAGCCGCTACCTGAGGAGATGGTTGGGTCTACCGCGGAGCTTAAGCAACATCGCACTCTATGGAAACAGCTGCAAACTGACACTACCTCTGAAATCCATCGAGGAGGAGTTCAAGGTTTTGCGTGCAAGAGAGGTGCTGCAGTTCCGGGAATCAACAGACCCAAAAGTCTCTGGGGCAGGGGTGGTAGTCAAGACTGGCAGGAAATGGAGAGCAGAGGTGGCAGTGGAGCAGGCAGAGTCCCGTTTGCGCCATGGAGTTCTTGTGGGAACTGTGGCCAGAGGAAGGGCTGGACTAGGAGTCGTTGCAGCCCCGCGTTATGACAAAGCGTGGGGGAAGGAGCGGCGGCAACTGGTTCAGAACGAAGTCAGAGCAGCTGTGGAGGAGGAGAGGACCAGCAGAGCAGTGGGGATGAGACAGCAAGGCGCATGGACTAGATGGGAGCAAGTTGTGGAGAGGAAGATCTCGTGGACTGACCTGTGGCGGGCAGAACCGCAACGCATTAAGTTCCTGGTCCAGGCGGTCTATGATGTTCTTCCCAGCCCATCCAACCTGCACTGCTGGGGCTTGGCCGAATCACCAGCATGCCCCCTCTGCGAGAAGAACAAGGGGACCCTTGAGCACGTATTGAGTTGTTGTCCAAAAGCTCTGGGGGAAGGCCGATACCGCTGGCGTCATGACCAAGTGCTCAAGACCATCGCAGAGAGCATCGCTAGTGCTGTTTCCATCTGCCAAAAGTCCAGACCCAGGAAGCAAACCATCAGCTTCATTAGAGCCGGAGAGAAGCCAGGAACAAGGAAAGCAACAGCAGGGCTTCTCCAAACTGCACAGGACTGGCAGCTGTCAGTAGACCTGGGCAAGCAGCTCAAGTTCCCCCAGCATGTAGTCAAGACCTCACTCAGACCTGACATCATTCTGGTATCTGAGGCAACAAAAAATGTTGTCATGCTGGAGCTCACCGTGCCATGGGAGGAGCGAATGGAGGAGGCCTTTGAGCGGAAAAAGGGGAAGTATCAGGACTTAGTCAGCGACTGCCACGAACAAGGCTGGAAGGCAAGGTGCTTGCCTGTAGAGGTAGGGTGCAGAGGCTTTGCAGGACAGTCCCTCTACAGGGCATATACTGCACTCGGCATCACAGGTGAAAGGAGGAGAAGAGCCATCTGCAACAGCACAGAGGCAGCGGAGAAAGCCTCTAGGTGGCTCTGGATTAAGAGAGCGGAACCGTGGTTGAGCTGCCAGGGCACAAGCTGA